In Nocardia sp. NBC_00403, one DNA window encodes the following:
- a CDS encoding urease subunit gamma: MLPVKEEVRRDDMHLTPHEQERLLIHVAADVARRRQERGLKLNYPEAMALLTVYVYEEARAGTLVQDIMDSGRQQLCRDQLMEGVPEMIKDVQVEATFPDGTKLVTITNPIQPHQAAHPCGPVHMLKVEPVQDTTVQPVHPGKVEYPDGEPPIEFNEQLKDSTRKVDVSNPGKRPIQVGSHYHFAEANPGLDFDRQDAHGMRLNMAAGTSQRFEPECGPVEVELVPIEGERVVLGLRGEVSGPLDPAPTQRNGRTSR; this comes from the coding sequence GTGCTGCCGGTCAAGGAAGAAGTAAGGAGGGACGACATGCATCTGACTCCGCACGAGCAGGAGCGCCTGCTCATCCATGTAGCGGCGGACGTGGCCCGCCGACGCCAAGAACGTGGCCTGAAGCTGAATTACCCGGAAGCGATGGCGCTGCTGACGGTGTACGTCTACGAAGAGGCGCGGGCGGGGACGCTCGTACAGGACATCATGGACTCCGGTCGTCAGCAGCTATGTCGTGATCAGCTGATGGAAGGTGTCCCGGAGATGATCAAGGACGTCCAGGTGGAGGCGACCTTCCCTGATGGCACGAAACTCGTGACGATCACCAACCCTATCCAGCCACACCAGGCGGCTCACCCCTGTGGGCCAGTACACATGCTGAAGGTCGAACCCGTTCAGGACACGACAGTGCAACCGGTGCATCCGGGAAAGGTGGAGTACCCAGACGGGGAGCCGCCGATCGAATTCAATGAGCAGTTGAAGGATTCGACGAGGAAGGTGGATGTGTCCAACCCCGGAAAACGTCCGATCCAAGTGGGCTCGCACTACCACTTCGCCGAGGCCAATCCCGGCTTGGACTTCGATCGTCAGGACGCCCACGGCATGCGGCTGAACATGGCGGCCGGGACCTCCCAGCGTTTCGAACCCGAGTGCGGCCCCGTCGAGGTCGAGCTCGTGCCTATCGAGGGTGAGCGTGTCGTGCTGGGCCTGCGCGGCGAAGTGAGCGGCCCTCTCGATCCTGCGCCCACACAACGAAACGGGAGGACCTCTCGATGA
- the wecB gene encoding non-hydrolyzing UDP-N-acetylglucosamine 2-epimerase — protein MDLEGPYSNTNTQVEALEALIKKLPDTTTTTQPTAERPAPRRARQLDADQVAELITGYQTGSTVYELAARLIDGLGEVIREQQPDLVVVQGDTTTALAGALAAFYERVPVAHVEAGLRTGMPNNPFPEEINRRLIARVARWHFAPTARAAEHLQAEGIVESTIFTTGNTVIDNLLWVPSQGAGRNHFGTDLRHILLTLHRRENQGDTMCHMGSAIRRLADRGDVEIVVPLHKSPAVREALLPELTDHPNIRVVEPLDYMDFSATLAACDLVLTDSGGIQEEAPALGKPTLVLRTTTERPEAVEVGAAKLVGIEPDAIVDAAATLLDDHAAYKRMANAGNPFGDGHAGDRIVAQLAADFGPAPVNARVIPDPALTRRQHRTTPVGG, from the coding sequence GTGGACCTTGAGGGACCTTACTCGAACACGAACACGCAGGTAGAAGCCCTGGAAGCCCTGATTAAGAAGCTGCCTGACACCACGACAACCACCCAGCCGACTGCGGAACGGCCCGCTCCACGGCGGGCACGGCAACTCGATGCCGACCAAGTCGCGGAACTGATCACCGGATACCAGACCGGATCCACCGTGTACGAACTCGCCGCCCGGTTGATCGATGGTCTCGGCGAGGTGATCCGCGAGCAACAGCCCGATCTCGTTGTCGTCCAGGGCGATACGACGACAGCGCTGGCCGGCGCGCTGGCCGCCTTCTATGAGCGTGTTCCAGTCGCACATGTGGAGGCCGGCTTGCGCACCGGCATGCCGAACAACCCTTTTCCCGAGGAGATCAACCGCAGGCTCATCGCTCGGGTCGCACGCTGGCACTTCGCCCCCACCGCCCGCGCTGCCGAACATCTGCAGGCCGAGGGCATAGTGGAGTCGACGATATTCACCACCGGCAATACCGTCATCGACAATCTGCTCTGGGTCCCGTCCCAGGGTGCGGGGCGCAACCACTTCGGCACCGACCTGCGCCACATCCTGCTCACCCTGCACCGCAGAGAAAACCAGGGCGACACAATGTGCCACATGGGCAGCGCTATCCGGCGGCTCGCCGATCGCGGCGATGTCGAGATCGTGGTGCCGCTGCACAAAAGCCCCGCCGTCCGAGAGGCACTACTGCCCGAACTGACCGATCACCCCAACATCCGGGTCGTCGAGCCCCTTGACTATATGGACTTCTCCGCCACCCTCGCCGCCTGTGACCTCGTGTTGACCGACTCGGGCGGCATCCAGGAGGAGGCGCCCGCCCTCGGCAAACCGACCCTGGTCTTGCGGACTACCACCGAGCGTCCTGAGGCCGTGGAGGTCGGCGCGGCAAAGTTGGTTGGCATCGAACCCGACGCGATCGTGGACGCGGCAGCCACCCTACTGGACGACCACGCAGCGTACAAGCGAATGGCTAACGCGGGCAACCCTTTCGGGGACGGCCACGCCGGCGACCGCATCGTGGCCCAACTGGCCGCGGACTTCGGACCCGCACCGGTGAACGCCAGAGTGATCCCCGATCCGGCGCTCACCCGCCGGCAGCACCGAACCACCCCGGTAGGTGGTTGA